A single genomic interval of Lathyrus oleraceus cultivar Zhongwan6 chromosome 7, CAAS_Psat_ZW6_1.0, whole genome shotgun sequence harbors:
- the LOC127106478 gene encoding ethylene-responsive transcription factor ERF039, with amino-acid sequence MSITNQSQAEASASPTSTTKPTSKNRDSTFHGVRKRTWGRYVSEIRLPGQKTRIWLGSFQTAEMAARAYDSAAFFLKGSSASLNFPEEVAFLPRPGSSSRKDIQSAAAKAAHQRSRHHQQQSSSSIETKNKNENENIIIINNENNNINNSNNNNNGIDDFSIETMELWNQEECSSTTSFWDMKDAPLMSPTRVGSIYGDMLTWNEVFDFNDDILLAMAHP; translated from the coding sequence ATGTCCATCACAAACCAATCCCAAGCTGAAGCTTCAGCTTCTCCCACCTCAACAACAAAACCCACCTCCAAGAACCGTGATTCAACATTCCACGGCGTGCGAAAGCGAACATGGGGACGCTACGTTTCAGAAATAAGACTACCGGGACAGAAAACTCGAATATGGCTTGGTTCATTTCAGACAGCTGAAATGGCGGCGCGTGCTTATGACTCCGCGGCTTTCTTCTTAAAAGGTAGCTCGGCTAGCCTTAATTTCCCCGAAGAGGTTGCGTTTTTACCTCGTCCTGGTTCTTCTTCAAGGAAAGACATTCAATCGGCGGCGGCTAAAGCGGCTCATCAACGAAGCCGCcaccatcaacaacaatcttcttcttccatcgaaaccaaaaataaaaatgaaaatgaaaatattattattattaataatgaaaataataatattaataatagtaataataataataatggcATTGATGATTTTTCTATTGAGACGATGGAGTTGTGGAATCAAGAAGAATGTTCTTCGACGACGTCGTTTTGGGATATGAAAGATGCTCCTCTAATGAGTCCAACAAGGGTGGGGTCCATTTATGGAGATATGCTGACATGGAACGAAGTGTTTGATTTCAATGATGACATTCTTCTAGCCATGGCGCATCCATAA